A stretch of DNA from Vibrio crassostreae:
AACATTGCTATTATTGAACACTCCTGCTGACATTCTTCTTTCTGAACAATGACTTTTTTGTCATAAACGTGGCTTTGTAAAATAATCATTGGTTTATCTCAAAGCCTTTGAGAGCAAAAAACTGAGTTTATATTCAGCATAAAATGAATAAGAAACGAAAAAACCTGACCAAGCCCGTTTATGCCTCACCCTTTTTCATTGTCAGAGTAAACTCAGTGACTCTTTCACTGGAAGACACCGTGATTTCACCACCATGCATCTGAACAATAGAGCGGGTAATGGCTAACCCAAGCCCCGCGCCAATACTTCTGCTATGTTTCCTAGACTTGTCGGCTCGATAGAAGCGGTCAAACAGGTAGGCTAAAGCACTTTCTGGGATTGTCTCCCCAATATTTTTTATCTTGATAGAATTGTATTCTTCACCTTCTTCTGCAATCTGTATGGATACCACAGAACCAACATCACAATGCCTCAGCGCATTAGAAACAATATTACCAACGGCACGTTGCAGCATCTGTTTATCACAAAACTGCTCACCATCTCCACGTAACTCTAAACAAACTTCCTTTTCGTCAGCCATAAATTCATAGAATTCAAGCAGTGGCCTAATAACTTCTGCTAATTGAAGCATATCTTTATTAGTGTGAAGTAAATGATTTTCTGACTTAGCCAGGTAAAGTGTATCTTGAATAGTCTTGTTCAGCCTTTCCAACTCCTCCACATTGGAAAGGAGTATTTCCTCATATTCCTCCGCTGTTCTTTTGGAAGATAAAGAGACATGAGTCTGGGTCATAATGTTAGTCAAGGGAGTTCGGATTTCGTGTGCAATATCGGAAGAAAACTCACTCAACCGACTAAATCCATGCTGTAAGCGACCGAACATTTCATTTTGTGTTTCAACAAGTTGTATCAAATCTATAGGCAGTTTATCAACCGGGATTCTGATATCCAACCGATTAGGGCTAACTTTATTCATATACTGCTGTAAAACGCGCAGAGGCTTTAGGCCTTTGTGAACAATAAATACTGCATAGCCCCCTGATATCACGCTCGCAATGACAAATGTCCACAAAAGAACAATATTAAATTGACTAATAAATAAGAGATGGAGGTCGATATTGAGCCCAAGCACAATAGCGTCGTATTGTGGATGTTTTAACTGAAACCGGAAAGCGCGATATGTTTGTCCATCGACCGTCCATTCCATCGAGTTTAGCTTTTTTGCACTCTCGGGCAGAGAGAACGTCGTGTTTGTTAACACAGGCATGCCATCCCGATCTAATACCCAAAGGTAAGCTGATTCAGCCTTTAACGCTGTAATAGCGTTATCATTTAAACTATCAAACGAAGAAAAAATCGTCTGGTAATAATTATCGAGGCGTTTGTAATCTTGCTGATAAAAATGTTGTTTAATTGAATACTGAACAATTAAGGCAAATGAAGCAAGGACGATAAATGAAGACGCCATGTACATGACAATAAGCTTAGTTGCCATTGAATTTTTAAGTTTCAGCTTCATTCTAGAGAATCATCGAGTTTATAGCCCATCCCACGCACCGTATGAATTAATTTAACCTCATAGGGTTTATCAATTTTAGCTCGCAATCTTTTGACCGCCACATCAATAACATTAGTGTCACTATCAAAATTCATGTCCCATATCAAAGAGGAGATAAGTGAACGCGATAGAACTTCGCCACGTCTTTGTAGAAAGAGTTCTAACAAAGAGAACTCTTTGGCGGTCAGGACGATCGCGTCACCGCCTCTGTGACCTGTTCGTTTCAAAAGATCCAGAGATAAATCAGCGACAACTAAGGTCGCATCATTCTTCACCTGCCCGTTTTGGTGTCTTAACGCATTTTTGACCCGAGCAAGCAATTCAACAAAAGCAAAAGGTTTAACGACATAATCATTCGCTCCCAACTCCAGTCCCTTAACCCTGTCTTCAACCTGATCTTTCGCAGAAAGCATAATGATTGGCGTATCTAATTGGCTACTTCGCATTGTTTGTAGCACTTGCCAACCATTTAACTTTGGAAGCATGATATCTAATATGATGAGATCATAATGATTGGTGGTCGCCTGATAGAGTCCATCGACGCCGTCATAAGCAAGATCAACAACGTAGCCTGATTCTGTAAATCCCTTTTTTAAGTAACTGCCTGTTTTAGGCTCATCTTCAACAATTAATAACTTCATTTTTAATAAATATCATGGTGTTATATAGAGCTTTAATGTACATACTAGCTCATAAGATTCCCCCGGACATACCTAGGGCATTCATCCACGGATAAACCCGTGGTTTTCTGTACTCACAAAATAAATTGGATATTGCCGAATGAATGTTCAGCCAGTATCATTTAGCGAAAAAACAACAAACCCATAACGCTAGAGCATCAAGTCATTGTATCTTAATCGTGTGAATTGTCACGATGCTCTGCATAGTTATAACTGACGTTAAATTCACCTTTGTACAATATATGACCAGAACCGTTCATGAATTCCTATTCAGCTACATAACCGTTTTTATTCAAATGAATATCATTATTACTGTTGCTAGTGACCCCAAATTTATGATTGAGCTCTTGTCTATTTCATGTAGTTGCTGTACCCCAATTTATAGCCTTCTTTTTTTGAAGAGACCGCTTCGGAATATCCGTTCTTTCCTCAAAATTTCCATAAATATTAATATACTGGCCTACCAGGACGTTTCCACTTAGTAAAATCCGTTTTCATTGGATTTCCTTTTATTGCGTTGCTCTTTGAAACTTGATGACATCTTAATAGCACCATAGTGTTTTACTCTGGTATTTTAGGTGACAATTTTTCCATCTTTCCTTAAAATTTAATAAGTTGAAATCATTTCTTTATACCGGCGCTATACACTGTAAGATAATCAATAGAAATGGTCCGAATGGCTTTGATTAAAAATCATAAGAATAACATCATAATCTTGCATGATTTGGTAAAGCAGAAAAACGGTCAAGCGGCTGCTTGACCGTCATAATAAAATTAATTGTATTTAATTAAAATCCGACATTGAGCATAGCAACAATTTTGTATGTATCCTCGGAACTTTCTTGATAGAAATCCCCCATAAAACCGTATGAACCTCGTAAACTCAAGTCATATATACCAACAAATTTTTTGCCAAACTGTGCGGACAATTCAGCACCAAGACTCGAACCATTCGCCTGTGAAACACTCTGAGGGTCGTCGTCAGCCACTCTGAAGTAACCAGCCCCATACTTAATATAGTAGTCATTTTCTAGCATCTGATCACCAGAGAGCATCAACCCCAACAAGCCGTACCCTTGGTAAGCGGCATCATAAACTGCCTTACCGCCTTGCGAGCCATTGTTGTAGTAAGAATCGGTTCCAAATATCATCAAGTTACTACTGTAGAGCTCATACCCTGAATTATTTTCAGCAAAACGATCTGTACCATTCCTGCTGTCGTCTGCAGGAATATAGATACCGTGTAATTTAATATTACCGTCATTCCAATGTTTTTTAGCATAGAGATTTAACATGAATGCTTCGCCATCAGAAGCATTCGAGTCCATTCCCGACGCAATCTTATAGAAAACAGAACCGCTATAATCCATGTCACCATAAGAGAAGTCGATGTAGGACCCGAGATAAATATCATCCGTTCGAGCAGCTGTGCCATTAAGGGCATCTTCGTTCCTGTTGTTGATTGAGCCTCCAGTAAAACCGTAACTGAGATCATCGTTAGGGTTTAACTCACTATTCAACACATAAAAGTCTACGTCATCTGATGAATCTCTTTCTCCTTCATCCCATTTAAACCAACCCCCGCTCAGGCTGAGCATGCCTATACTGCCCAAAAACGATATGCCATTCATGTCATCATCAGTAACAAAACTCTCATATTTGCTAAAACCATACCCTTGAATGCCTGTTCGCACTTTCCAGTCCGTATTCGGTAGTCTAAAATCAACGTAAGCGTTTTTTGTTTCAATACCAACGCCGTCAGAACTGAGTTTGCCACCTGAACCAGCAACAGTCTTACTCCCTTTTTCACCAAAGGGAGCATCGTACTCACCGTACCAAACCACAGTAACATTTTCATGTAGGTTGCCGGTGACCTTCACGCGCAGACGTTGATCAACCCAAGTGCTACTATCATCGTCAGTTTCATCGAGGCTTTCCGCCGTGCTTTGCATGCGATAATAACCATTAAGCCTGATAGCAGATTGGTCATTTTTTAGTTTAGCTACTTCTGCGGTCAGATGTTCAATTTCTCCCTTCAAACCATCTACAGATGGTGAAGCGACATCAGCTAGTGCCGGTGCTGTAATTAGTAGCACTACCAAAGGGACTGTCATTTTTTTTTCAATCATTTATGCAATTTCCTTATGTCGCCGAAACTTGAAAAAAAACTATTGATTTTCATATGATTTTCGACATTCCTCCCCCCCTCTCTGCTATAGAAATAGAGGGATCATTTAATTGCATGCCAGTACTAACAGAGCCACGAATAAGACAAAGAAAAATACACCATATAATATTATGGTATCGCCCCAGTCAACAGAGTTAAAATACTGGCAAAGCAATATCACGTTGCTTTCTACTCAAAAATAATTAATCAGACAAGGCTTCTTAATTTTTCTAACTATGCATGTTTTTTAATAGGTAATCGTTCATCTAATTTATATAAAGGAGATAATAATAATTCACCCATGTCATAAAAATGACTTAAAAATGACATTTATGTCATTTATGTTTTCAGAACAGGGATAAATATAGAAAATAGTGATACAAGCATTTCATTGCGGTAGGAGAATATTTATAAATTTGATATTAATAAAAGCAATGTTAGGGTTAAAAATTAAAAGGTTATATACCCATGCAATTTCATGACTTTCCAAAGCCGCTCTATCGAATTTAAGTTTGGACTATATGAAGGAAGTAATGAAGCTCTATATTGAGCACTTTTGCCGCATTTATTACCATTTTTGACCGATGATAGGCCGCGCCATCAAGCACAGTTTGCTCCAGTGGATGCCCTTTATTGAGCTTCCAAAAGAAGCGAACAATGCTCTCGCTATCTACCGTATCATAAGTTTCTGTAATCGTTGCGCTAATATCTTTTAGTGGCAGAGCACCGATTAGATTAACTCTCGACTACCTGTCGTTTCAATAAACTTATCCTGTCCCTTGTGGAGCCAACCATAGCTGAGATTTGTTGATTAAGTAGGATGAACGGTATCCATGAAAAGCACAAGCGCCTCATTGGACTTAAACTTCTCGTTATAATCCTCGATAAATGCTTGCTGCTCTTCAGGTTTTAGCTTGTGTGGTACACCTTTAGGCTTTTTGTATGAAAAATCGTGGTGATGTAACCACTTGTTTATGTCTGTAACAGTGTAGCTCACACCGAATTCCGTTTCGACGTAATTAATGATTTGACGCGTATGGAAGTAGGTTTTCTCAGTTAAATGCTCGATGAGCTGCATTGTCTGAGTTGCTGTTTTTGCTCAGAAGTCAGTACAATTTTCATGGTACATAGCATGATCCTGATTTAATGATAAATCAAGCATCTTCAACGATCACGGGGATAGAAGCTCGTTAACCGTAGTATAAAAATAGATAAAAAATTGCTAGGAGTATGTATTATCAATTCTGAAGAGAAATTATTGCATTATTTAGCCTTCCATGTGGTGATAGTGGCTAAGAAAGCTCGTGTTTTATACTCATAATAGTTCCCTTTTTGATGATGTGCCTCAGAGTTTTAAAGAGACGTGTACTTTTGAGTCTTCAACGAATGATATGACTAAACTTACAGCAGCAGTGTTTAAAATGGCTGAACGATTATACCGCTTCGGTGTGATAGGGGTAGGGGCTCTGAGTTATGGGCTTGTGTTTGATCCAACGTCAGATTGACTTGTTCTCTGAACCCAATAATCTCGCATTGATGCAAACATTAGACGCCCTTAATACCAAGTTCGGCCGTTCTGCCATTTTTTTCGGTGCAAGAGGGACTACTCAGAAGTGGCAGATGAATCGTAACTCTCTGTGGGATCAGTACTTACGGAGATTGGAAGTTTATGATAAGAAATTCGAAAAGTATTGAGCAATAAACGTTAGATTAGTTTTGTAACATTCTTTATTTTATGTGGATAAGTAGTTCTTTTATTTAATAAATTGAGTTTATCCACATTATCCACAATCTTTATAACAGTATATAACATATATATGATCTATAAATTATATAAGATCTATAGGTGATAAAAAACACTTTAAAATCATAATGATATTGAGGTTTCGGTAACATATTATTAGTGTTATTGATCTTATAGTTAGTCTTGTTGATCTTTGAATTAGTCTACCGGTAACAATAAATTAGTGTTATTGATCGAATTTTTAGTGTGAGGGTTACATTTTTTTAGTGTCTAAACAGACTTTATCCCATAAATCTTGATATTGAGTATTTCATTTTAGTATTTCTATTAAGGTTACAGGAATTTAGTCTAATATTGTAATTTACGCTCTTGAGGTTACTGAAATTTAGTATTATCCTTGTACTACACTAATAATCTGTTACCTGAAACTAATTACTATGACTGACCATCGACAGTTGATCACAACTGAAGACTACCGTGAATTGCCTAATGACTTTTTTAAGAAAAGTCATGCTTTAGTTTTTAGCCAGTTGGGACTGACGGCGAGAGAGCATGATACATTTGCACTCTTCCTCTCTCGACTACACGAAGACCATTGGGTTGCGTATCAGGAAGGTCGACATGTATACGCACCTGAATATACATTTCAATCTGAAGTGTTAAAGGAGTGGTTTGGTCTTTCAGCAAAGCAGCTTTATCCAACATTAAAGCCTATGGCTAAAAGGCTCTCATCGCGCAAAGTAGGCTTAATGAACGATGCTGATCAAGAATTTGATTTTATGCCTCTTTTTAGTCGAGTTGCGTATAAAAAAGGGGCGCTAATTATGGTGCCTAACGCTGAATTGATGGATGCATATCTTGCTCAGTCAGCTGGCCACGCTCAAATTAACCATTTATCTTTTCGTAGTTTGAAATCAGAACATTCTAAGCGTCTTTACACAATTTTATCTCGTTTTAAAAAGCCTGGAATGAAGTTGCATGAGCAATCCATAGCGCAATTACATGGTTTATTCGGTCTTTTAGATGAGCAAGGGAAGTTAACCAAATCCAGTTATACCAACAACAAGGTCTTCATGGAACGATGTATTCGTAAGCCAATAGAAGAGCTTGCTTCTAACGAGGAAGTGAGAAAAGAGCTAGGATTTTTGGTTGATGAAGAGTCTGGATCGTATGGCTATAAAGCTCGTTATCGAGGAAAGAGTATTGTTGCGCTTGAGTTCCTTTTCCAATGGAAGCAAAAAAGTGACAATAAAGGCGAGGCATTGGAAAGAGCAAAGTTAGCTGAAGAGCTAGCACCAGATAACCCCATGTTAAAACTCGCAAAAGAAGCCTTTAATATTGTACTTTCATACCCTGTCAATGGTGAGTTAAGTAAACACCATAAACTCGCCATTGAAAGTGTGAGGATGGGTATTATCGTAATGCCTGCAGACATGCAGTTTGATTCTATTTTTTATCACAGGTTAGAGTTAATGGAATTATGATTTTCTGGTAACAGATTTTTAGTGTTTTGTGGATAACACTAAAAATCTGTTACCTTCAGTGATACTGATCTCAAGTTTTATGTTCATCAACTTTGTTATGACGTCTAAGGTAATCTACCAAGGAGTATTCATGACAACCTACGCCTCCTCTCGCATCTCTTCGGATACTCAAAATCAAAAGAACGGAAGTCTCGATGTCGCTAATCAAATGATATCACCGTAAATTGGGTCGTTTATTGCGAAACAAACTATGAGTATCGATGGCACCAGACAAATCACAATCAATGCTAAGGTTGCAGAAATTGAATTTTCCATTATTTCAGAAGCTTTTGATGCTGGGTGTAAGATGGAAAGCATTGATGATCGACTAAAAGTATAAATAGTGGGTTATTGCCTATAGGGTTAAGCCTCTTGATGTTTCAGAAAGTATTTTTAGTGATTATATTCGTTTAAAGCCAAAATAAGCGTAGATAATGAAAATAGATTGGAGAGCAGATAGATTGGTATGTGTATAAATGTATATACCCGTGATCATTGAAGATGCTTGATTTTCAATAAAATCAGGATCATTGTCAGCGCCGATGTAAAAATGACTCACCTGAGGCAAACTATCCGTTCGTAAATGGACAAAGCGGCGGATTATGAACAATCAGGAGCAACTAGTGGAAATACACGTTTTACATCAGCAAGGGTACAGCATCCGCCGTATCGCCAAGGACTTGGGGATCTCAAGGAATACCGTGCGTACTTATCTCCGCGATAAAAGCAAAGCACCCATGTATCCCGAGCGTCAATTTCGACCAACTAAACTTCAGCCATACCATGACTATTTACGTACTCGCATTGACGCAGAAAAACCGTATTGGATACTAGCAACCGTCTTACTTCGTGAATTAAGATCGCTCGGCTATGAAGGTGGGATAACGATGCTCAAGGAGCACATCAAACAATACAACCCCAGCACGCCTGTCGACCCTGTGGTTCGATTCGAGACACAGCCTGGTGAACAAATGCAAGTCGACTTCACGACCATCACGCATTACGGTGTACGTGTTAAAGCCTTCGTTGTATAGAGCAGATCGACCTTCGTTCGCTTTTGTGAGCGAGAGCGTCAAGAAGACTGGGTTGAAGGTCTTGAAGAAGCGTTTGAATACTTCGGGGGCGTACCCAAAGAAGTTCTCTTCGATAATGCGAAAGCCATCATGAGAGAGCGAGATACTTACGGTGAAGGCGAACACCGATGGAATCCTATGCTGCTCACTGCCGTCAAGAAATACAACTTCAAACCAAGAGCTTGCCGTCCTTATCGAGCAAAGACCAAGGGGAAAGTAGAGCGATTTAACTTTTACTTGAAAAGTAGCTTAGTCACTCCGCTTGCTGCGACACTCAAACAACATGGACTTAAAGTCACCGTCGATGTTCTTAATGGACATATCGGTGCGTGGTTAGAAACCTTCAAATTAATCGTATCGAAGCTGCCTGCGCAACTCTGAAGTTACAAGTTATGGGTCAGGAGTGGCCGAGACTGGCAGAAGTCGCCAACAATCGTGAGTTGAGTCTAGCCGATTACTTAGAGTCACTTCTAAACGCAGAGCTTGAAGCGAGAGCTGAACGCACAAGAGCAGCACTAACTAAGTTCGCCAGCTTCCCTATGGAGAAAACGTTCGATGACTATGACTTCAAGTTCGCAACAGGATCTCCAAGAAAACAGCTTAAGGAGCTAACAGGGTTAGCTTTCATCGAACGAAAGGAAAACGTGGTATTACTTGGCCCAAGTGGCGTTGGTAAAAACCATCTTGCAGTGAACCTTGGTCAAATAGCGGTTCAAAAGGGTTTAAAGACACGTTTCATCACAGCAGCAGACTTAATGCTTCAACTGTCTACAGCGAAAGATCAGGGCAAACTTGAAAGCTACCTGAGACGAAGTGTGCTTGCTCCAAAGCTTCTTATCGTCGATGAAATCGGGTATCTACCGTTCTCTTAATGGTCAAATGCGTTCGCCGACGATACGACACTGACGGCGGCATTACTGGATAGACTTCTTCATCACTCGCACATCGTACAAATTAGCGGAGAAAGCTATCTATTACGAGGAAAGAAGGCGGTTGGAACCATACCAACGGTTCTAGAACATCTATTTGAAAGTAGAACTTAATTACGTGGGTGGGTCAGTTTTACTTCGGCGATAACGTCGATAAGTGGGTCAATTTTAAACTGGCGTTGACATTATGCTATAAACCATGAAAATTACACTGACTCCTCAACAGAAACTACAACTCGAACAAATGTATGGCATAGAGCGTGATAGCCGAGTTTGCGACCGTATTAAGGCTGTTTTGCTGGTTTCTGAAGGCTGGGGTAATACTATGATTTCACAAGCTCTTCGTATTCATGAATCGACCGTTGCACGTCACCTCAGTGACTACGTGCTTTCTGAAAAACTTAAGCCTGAAAATGGCGGAAGCCAAAGCTAGCTTTCTGCTACTCAAACCATGCACCTAATCGAGCATTTGACTGAGAAAACCTATTCTCATACTCATCAAATTGTCGCCTACGTTAAAGAGACATTTGGACTTGCTTACACGGTTTCTGGTATGAACAAATAGCTTCACCACAATGGTTTTAGCTACAAGCAGCCGAAAGGTGTTCCACACAAGTTTGATGAAGCAAAACAGCTAGCATTCATAGAGGCTTATGAAGCTCTAAAGGCAAGCTGTAGCAAGGATGAATCGATATTCTTACCCAACATTATCAACAAAAATATCTCATGGCTGGATACGTACTGGTCAAGATAAAGTGATTGAAACAACGGGCAATCGTAGCCGATTGAACATTATTGGCGCACTGAACCTGTCGGATATCGGGGCTACTATTGTTCATGATTATGAGAGCATTAACAGTGAAACGATTGTTCGCTTTTTCTTTAAGTTAAGAGAGAGTTATCCGTTAACTCATAAGCTTCATATTATCTTAGATGGTGCGGGATATCACCGCAGTGACTTAGTCAGAGATGCGGCGTTTGTCCTTAATATTGAATTGCATTATCTTCCACCTTATAGCCCAAACCTCAACCCAATAGAGCGGCTATGGAAAGTAATGAATGAGAAGTCGAGGAACAACGTTTACTTCAAAAGAAAACGGGACTTCAAGGCAGCAATAGACCAATTTTTTGCAGTGACTCTTCCAGAGAACGCAGGCTCTTTGACATCTCGAATTAATGATAATTTTCAGGTACTCAGCCTGTATCTTCAAGTTAATTCGGTATAGATGTGTGAATTTTCACAACTACAATAAAAACGTGCGGTAAGGCATCCAAGCTAGCTATTATCTGCCTTGCCCTAACTCCCCTCTCCCGCCTTACGCAGCGCGTAAGGCTTTGAAACTGGCGGTTGAATGCTGTTACATCATCGGTGGGATGAACATTGTCATTCGTTGGGTATTGACGCTGCTGCGGTCGTGTCGTAGTTGCATATTTCGGCTTTTTAAATGCATTCAAACAACTCCGAGTATTAACTATCACTCTAAGTAATGTAGTTGTTCGTCGTTCATAGGGCAAAACAACCCCCATTGTCCCCATTAAAAACCCCGCTCATTGGCGGGGTTGTGATTCACTTATTTTGAACTTTTTCAGAAATAAACTGAATGATCTCGTCATACACATCAACGGGTAATCGACTCAATTCAATCTTAAGCCCCCGCCTATCACTGCTGTGAGAGACCTTTGCATACTTGTTCTTGTCATCGAACAGCGCTAATGGTTTTGTCTCCCAGATTACTTTATATTTACCCTTTAAAAGCTTCGCCTCTATTTGAGCAAGAATTTGCTTTTGTTTGTCTTCTACAGAAACTAAATCATCTACATCCACCTTAAGTGAACTGATGAAGGTGGATGTATTAGTACCTTCTTTATCTAACTGCTTTTCCACTTTAGCCAACTTAGCGTAGTAACCATTTGGGATCCCTTCGCAATCAGGAAATACCTCAATCAAACGCTGATCAACTGATGCTGCAGCAAAACGCTTACGACAAGTTTCACGTCCAATATTAAGATATTCAGCTAGTTCATCAATCTTCGTAAATCCTTGTGCTTGCATCACGCTTTTGTAATCAGCCCCCAATTCTCGGTAAGACAAGCGCTTTACCGATTGAGTAGTTTGAATGTAAGCGACCAAATCAGCTTGGTCGATATCCCCTTCAATCACCCATAGAGGCAAATCTTTTTTAGCATGGATACAAGTGAAACGGCGACGAGAGCTATCAAGTAACTGGTAAGTACCCTGCTCGTCTTTGGTCGCGACACCTTCAGTATGTACGCCCTCTTCCTGAATGCTTGGCAATATATCACGCACAGCATCAAGCGTAAGCGATTCTTGGCGACGTGGGTTTAAAGGGTGAATCGCAGTTCTAACTTCAAGTTCATCTGCTTTAACCACAACTCTTTCTGCTGTGGCTGTTTTACCGCTAGCAAACGTGAATGTTTTTTTAGAGGTTTCAGCTTTAGCTCGTTTTCCTAATTGATTACCTTGGTTAAAGCCGGTGCGCTTATCTTGAGGTCTTAACATGTTATAGCCCTTTCGTTGCTAGCTGCTTAATTTCAGTGATGAATTGGTGGTACACGGCATTCACCGATGTCATGGCTAAATCAAATTGTTTACCACTACAAATCTGCTCTGACTTTCGAATGTCCAGTACTGTTCGGTTACTTTCCGCAGCTGCAACAAACGCTTCAGAGTGACGGATCGCTGTTGATAATAAATGCCCTTGTGCCGCACGCAGTAATTTATCAAATACTTTAACTTCATGTGCGCTCTTTTCATCGAAGTTCACTGGAAGCAATTTAGCCCACTTTAAATTTTTGCCTTGTGATGGCAACGCTCTAAATGTGCCTGGCATTGTGGCCATGTAGTTACTCGTTGAGGCAAAATCAAACTCTCGTGGTGTGACTGGAATCAAGACCGCATCAGCGGCCTCATTCACTGCCCAAAGAATAGGAGAGTTTTGTGGGGGCGTATCGATGAAGATTAAGTCGTATTCTTCTTTTAGGATGGGTAAAATTTTTTCACGCAACACACTCAGCAAATTCCGTTGGCCTATTTCATCTTGCCCCCAGTAAGAATCGACAAAGCGTTCGTCTGATGGGAAGGCAGGAATCACATCTAAGTTCGGGAGGTGAGTCTTAAACGGAATTGCTTTAACTAACTCGTCATAACAGTAGTCATTAAGGTATTGAGAAAAATCACCTTCGGGCTCTTGGCCTGCTAGCGCGATATCAACAGCCGTCATGTAGACTGATTCATCGTCGGCTTGATGAATCAGGTTTTGGCCTGTTGAGCCTTGGGGATCTAAATCTATCACTAGGCAGCGTGCATTAAGATTAAGATCAAGCGCAGCAGCAGTCGCTAGTGTCACTGTCGTGGTGGATTTGCCAGTGCCCCCTTTATGGTTTTCCACTACAACGGTTGTCGGTTCGAAGCGCTGGTTGTACTTAGGAAAGTTCATGAACTCCATCATATTGGCGACATCGAAGCGATTATATAGATGAGTGCGTCCTTGGATAATGGGAGAGCCAACGACGCCCTGCTCTGTCGCTTCATCTATTCTAGAATTGAAGGTAACACGAGATAAGCCAAACAGTTCTTGAAGCTCTTTCTTCTTCAAGGAGTGATTATAGATAAGCCTATCTACACTCCCCTCAATTTCTGTATCCGTTACTTTGATCTGCATACGCTCTTTGATAACGGCTTTCAGATCTGATTGCTCTTGCTGCATACGTTCACAAACAAGTTCTAATGAATTTATGATGGTGGTCATTGGGTGCCCTTAATGCCTTAATCTTATGTAACCAATATAAAGCACTATAGATAGGAATTAAACCTTTAATGAATATTTATAATTAAAAATGGTTTAAATTTAATGGATTTCTAAATGGGGACAATGGGGGT
This window harbors:
- a CDS encoding heavy metal sensor histidine kinase, translating into MKLKLKNSMATKLIVMYMASSFIVLASFALIVQYSIKQHFYQQDYKRLDNYYQTIFSSFDSLNDNAITALKAESAYLWVLDRDGMPVLTNTTFSLPESAKKLNSMEWTVDGQTYRAFRFQLKHPQYDAIVLGLNIDLHLLFISQFNIVLLWTFVIASVISGGYAVFIVHKGLKPLRVLQQYMNKVSPNRLDIRIPVDKLPIDLIQLVETQNEMFGRLQHGFSRLSEFSSDIAHEIRTPLTNIMTQTHVSLSSKRTAEEYEEILLSNVEELERLNKTIQDTLYLAKSENHLLHTNKDMLQLAEVIRPLLEFYEFMADEKEVCLELRGDGEQFCDKQMLQRAVGNIVSNALRHCDVGSVVSIQIAEEGEEYNSIKIKNIGETIPESALAYLFDRFYRADKSRKHSRSIGAGLGLAITRSIVQMHGGEITVSSSERVTEFTLTMKKGEA
- a CDS encoding heavy metal response regulator transcription factor, producing the protein MKLLIVEDEPKTGSYLKKGFTESGYVVDLAYDGVDGLYQATTNHYDLIILDIMLPKLNGWQVLQTMRSSQLDTPIIMLSAKDQVEDRVKGLELGANDYVVKPFAFVELLARVKNALRHQNGQVKNDATLVVADLSLDLLKRTGHRGGDAIVLTAKEFSLLELFLQRRGEVLSRSLISSLIWDMNFDSDTNVIDVAVKRLRAKIDKPYEVKLIHTVRGMGYKLDDSLE
- a CDS encoding DUF4113 domain-containing protein — its product is MQTLDALNTKFGRSAIFFGARGTTQKWQMNRNSLWDQYLRRLEVYDKKFEKY
- a CDS encoding replication initiation protein, whose translation is MTDHRQLITTEDYRELPNDFFKKSHALVFSQLGLTAREHDTFALFLSRLHEDHWVAYQEGRHVYAPEYTFQSEVLKEWFGLSAKQLYPTLKPMAKRLSSRKVGLMNDADQEFDFMPLFSRVAYKKGALIMVPNAELMDAYLAQSAGHAQINHLSFRSLKSEHSKRLYTILSRFKKPGMKLHEQSIAQLHGLFGLLDEQGKLTKSSYTNNKVFMERCIRKPIEELASNEEVRKELGFLVDEESGSYGYKARYRGKSIVALEFLFQWKQKSDNKGEALERAKLAEELAPDNPMLKLAKEAFNIVLSYPVNGELSKHHKLAIESVRMGIIVMPADMQFDSIFYHRLELMEL
- a CDS encoding helix-turn-helix domain-containing protein produces the protein MNNQEQLVEIHVLHQQGYSIRRIAKDLGISRNTVRTYLRDKSKAPMYPERQFRPTKLQPYHDYLRTRIDAEKPYWILATVLLRELRSLGYEGGITMLKEHIKQYNPSTPVDPVVRFETQPGEQMQVDFTTITHYGVRVKAFVV
- a CDS encoding ParB family protein; this encodes MLRPQDKRTGFNQGNQLGKRAKAETSKKTFTFASGKTATAERVVVKADELEVRTAIHPLNPRRQESLTLDAVRDILPSIQEEGVHTEGVATKDEQGTYQLLDSSRRRFTCIHAKKDLPLWVIEGDIDQADLVAYIQTTQSVKRLSYRELGADYKSVMQAQGFTKIDELAEYLNIGRETCRKRFAAASVDQRLIEVFPDCEGIPNGYYAKLAKVEKQLDKEGTNTSTFISSLKVDVDDLVSVEDKQKQILAQIEAKLLKGKYKVIWETKPLALFDDKNKYAKVSHSSDRRGLKIELSRLPVDVYDEIIQFISEKVQNK
- a CDS encoding ParA family protein; protein product: MTTIINSLELVCERMQQEQSDLKAVIKERMQIKVTDTEIEGSVDRLIYNHSLKKKELQELFGLSRVTFNSRIDEATEQGVVGSPIIQGRTHLYNRFDVANMMEFMNFPKYNQRFEPTTVVVENHKGGTGKSTTTVTLATAAALDLNLNARCLVIDLDPQGSTGQNLIHQADDESVYMTAVDIALAGQEPEGDFSQYLNDYCYDELVKAIPFKTHLPNLDVIPAFPSDERFVDSYWGQDEIGQRNLLSVLREKILPILKEEYDLIFIDTPPQNSPILWAVNEAADAVLIPVTPREFDFASTSNYMATMPGTFRALPSQGKNLKWAKLLPVNFDEKSAHEVKVFDKLLRAAQGHLLSTAIRHSEAFVAAAESNRTVLDIRKSEQICSGKQFDLAMTSVNAVYHQFITEIKQLATKGL